One window of Mobula hypostoma chromosome 30, sMobHyp1.1, whole genome shotgun sequence genomic DNA carries:
- the LOC134339789 gene encoding transmembrane protein 151B-like isoform X1: MQSLSAAEDDSPTRESREEQRPLKQSLSSCLCRESHWKCLVLTLLMYGCFGVVTWCHLSTVTRLGFEQPGSGGASTIYHESPCSTGYVYIPLAFLSMLYMVYLVECWHCYAQNQTQQQVDVNSVYERVRRLRQASPCIWWRAVSYHYVRRTRQVTRYRNGDAYTTTQVYHERVNTRLAESEFDYARHGVRDVSKQLRGLADHPATRLRFTKCFSFASAESETSYLTQRARFFSENEGLDDYMEAREGMHLRNVDFKEQMVSLADPKSPPWYVSRYIFWSVSCLVLSWPLRVLAEYRTAHVHYHVEKLFGPEEGPRAAAAAAGPGPRLNTVDVTELEWHIRSNQQLVPSYSEALLMEAAAFSPSSSSSSPAVAVAAYLQPCRHCRRTVSSNSLPAVRPAPAPRLPFSRSRFSLGRLQAPGRACLFRSLSGRLGGLEGGEDTEEEPPPPSYQDAIFFPRLIVHAGDGCSSHRPLQRDAPGPDTLL, from the coding sequence CAGAGGCCCCTGAAGCAATCTCTGAGCAGCTGCCTGTGCCGGGAGTCGCACTGGAAATGCCTGGTGCTCACGCTGCTGATGTACGGCTGTTTCGGCGTGGTGACCTGGTGCCACCTGTCCACCGTCACCCGGCTGGGCTTCGAGCAGCCGGGGTCCGGCGGCGCCTCGACCATCTACCACGAGAGCCCCTGCTCCACCGGCTACGTCTACATCCCGCTGGCCTTCCTGTCCATGCTGTACATGGTGTACCTGGTGGAGTGCTGGCATTGCTACGCCCAGAACCAGACCCAGCAGCAGGTCGACGTCAACAGCGTGTACGAGCGGGTGCGCCGCCTGCGCCAGGCTAGCCCCTGCATCTGGTGGCGGGCCGTCAGCTACCACTACGTGCGGCGGACCCGCCAGGTCACCCGCTACCGCAACGGCGACGCCTACACCACCACGCAGGTCTACCACGAGCGGGTGAACACGCGGCTGGCCGAGTCCGAGTTCGACTACGCCCGGCACGGCGTGCGCGACGTCTCCAAGCAGCTGCGCGGCCTGGCCGACCACCCGGCCACCCGGCTGCGCTTCACCAAGTGCTTCAGCTTTGCCAGCGCCGAGTCGGAGACCTCCTACCTGACGCAGCGGGCCCGCTTCTTCAGCGAGAACGAGGGCCTGGACGACTACATGGAGGCGCGGGAGGGCATGCACCTCCGCAACGTCGACTTCAAGGAGCAGATGGTGTCGCTGGCTGACCCCAAGAGCCCGCCCTGGTACGTGTCCCGCTACATCTTCTGGAGCGTCTCCTGCCTGGTGCTGTCGTGGCCGCTGCGGGTGCTGGCCGAGTACCGGACGGCGCACGTCCACTACCACGTGGAGAAGCTGTTCGGGCCGGAGGAGGGCCcgcgggcggcggcggcggcggcgggccCGGGCCCCCGCCTCAACACGGTCGACGTGACCGAGCTGGAGTGGCACATCCGCTCCAACCAGCAGCTGGTTCCCAGCTACTCCGAGGCGCTGCTGATGGAGGCGGCcgccttctccccctcctcctcctcctcctcgccCGCCGTGGCCGTCGCCGCCTACCTCCAGCCGTGCCGCCACTGCCGCCGGACGGTGAGCAGCAACTCCCTGCCCGCGGTGCGCCCGGCGCCCGCCCCCCGCCTGCCCTTCAGCCGCAGCCGCTTCTCCCTGGGCCGGCTGCAGGCCCCCGGCCGCGCCTGCCTGTTCCGCAGCCTGAGCGGGCGCCTCGGGGGCCTGGAGGGCGGCGAGGACACGGAGGAGGAGCCGCCGCCGCCCTCCTACCAGGACGCCATCTTCTTCCCGCGCCTCATCGTGCACGCGGGCGACGGCTGCAGCAGCCACCGGCCCCTGCAGCGGGACGCGCCGGGGCCCGACACGCTGCTCTGA
- the LOC134339789 gene encoding transmembrane protein 151B-like isoform X2: MQSLSAAEDDSPTRESREERPLKQSLSSCLCRESHWKCLVLTLLMYGCFGVVTWCHLSTVTRLGFEQPGSGGASTIYHESPCSTGYVYIPLAFLSMLYMVYLVECWHCYAQNQTQQQVDVNSVYERVRRLRQASPCIWWRAVSYHYVRRTRQVTRYRNGDAYTTTQVYHERVNTRLAESEFDYARHGVRDVSKQLRGLADHPATRLRFTKCFSFASAESETSYLTQRARFFSENEGLDDYMEAREGMHLRNVDFKEQMVSLADPKSPPWYVSRYIFWSVSCLVLSWPLRVLAEYRTAHVHYHVEKLFGPEEGPRAAAAAAGPGPRLNTVDVTELEWHIRSNQQLVPSYSEALLMEAAAFSPSSSSSSPAVAVAAYLQPCRHCRRTVSSNSLPAVRPAPAPRLPFSRSRFSLGRLQAPGRACLFRSLSGRLGGLEGGEDTEEEPPPPSYQDAIFFPRLIVHAGDGCSSHRPLQRDAPGPDTLL; this comes from the coding sequence AGGCCCCTGAAGCAATCTCTGAGCAGCTGCCTGTGCCGGGAGTCGCACTGGAAATGCCTGGTGCTCACGCTGCTGATGTACGGCTGTTTCGGCGTGGTGACCTGGTGCCACCTGTCCACCGTCACCCGGCTGGGCTTCGAGCAGCCGGGGTCCGGCGGCGCCTCGACCATCTACCACGAGAGCCCCTGCTCCACCGGCTACGTCTACATCCCGCTGGCCTTCCTGTCCATGCTGTACATGGTGTACCTGGTGGAGTGCTGGCATTGCTACGCCCAGAACCAGACCCAGCAGCAGGTCGACGTCAACAGCGTGTACGAGCGGGTGCGCCGCCTGCGCCAGGCTAGCCCCTGCATCTGGTGGCGGGCCGTCAGCTACCACTACGTGCGGCGGACCCGCCAGGTCACCCGCTACCGCAACGGCGACGCCTACACCACCACGCAGGTCTACCACGAGCGGGTGAACACGCGGCTGGCCGAGTCCGAGTTCGACTACGCCCGGCACGGCGTGCGCGACGTCTCCAAGCAGCTGCGCGGCCTGGCCGACCACCCGGCCACCCGGCTGCGCTTCACCAAGTGCTTCAGCTTTGCCAGCGCCGAGTCGGAGACCTCCTACCTGACGCAGCGGGCCCGCTTCTTCAGCGAGAACGAGGGCCTGGACGACTACATGGAGGCGCGGGAGGGCATGCACCTCCGCAACGTCGACTTCAAGGAGCAGATGGTGTCGCTGGCTGACCCCAAGAGCCCGCCCTGGTACGTGTCCCGCTACATCTTCTGGAGCGTCTCCTGCCTGGTGCTGTCGTGGCCGCTGCGGGTGCTGGCCGAGTACCGGACGGCGCACGTCCACTACCACGTGGAGAAGCTGTTCGGGCCGGAGGAGGGCCcgcgggcggcggcggcggcggcgggccCGGGCCCCCGCCTCAACACGGTCGACGTGACCGAGCTGGAGTGGCACATCCGCTCCAACCAGCAGCTGGTTCCCAGCTACTCCGAGGCGCTGCTGATGGAGGCGGCcgccttctccccctcctcctcctcctcctcgccCGCCGTGGCCGTCGCCGCCTACCTCCAGCCGTGCCGCCACTGCCGCCGGACGGTGAGCAGCAACTCCCTGCCCGCGGTGCGCCCGGCGCCCGCCCCCCGCCTGCCCTTCAGCCGCAGCCGCTTCTCCCTGGGCCGGCTGCAGGCCCCCGGCCGCGCCTGCCTGTTCCGCAGCCTGAGCGGGCGCCTCGGGGGCCTGGAGGGCGGCGAGGACACGGAGGAGGAGCCGCCGCCGCCCTCCTACCAGGACGCCATCTTCTTCCCGCGCCTCATCGTGCACGCGGGCGACGGCTGCAGCAGCCACCGGCCCCTGCAGCGGGACGCGCCGGGGCCCGACACGCTGCTCTGA